A DNA window from Castanea sativa cultivar Marrone di Chiusa Pesio chromosome 7, ASM4071231v1 contains the following coding sequences:
- the LOC142642370 gene encoding chlorophyll a-b binding protein CP24 10A, chloroplastic has protein sequence MILHGSFKTFLLDSLPQTQESHLIKPASQFIHFLLENLLSTYLSIYFLSSPTNLREMATTSGAVLNGLGSSSFLRGGNRSQTLLSAAGVGARATGPKRFIVVAAAQPKKSWIPAVKGGGNFLDPEWLDGSLPGDYGFDPLGLGKDPAFLKWYREAELIHGRWAMAAVVGIFVGQAWSGIPWFEAGADPGAIAPFSFGSLLGTQLILMGWVESKRWVDFFNPDSQSVEWATPWSRTAENFANATGEQGYPGGKFFDPLGFAGTLKDGVYIPDFEKLERLKLAEIKHARLAMVAMLIFYFEAGQGKTPLGALGL, from the exons ATGATCCTACATGGCTCCTTCAAAACCTTCCTTTTAGATTCTCTCCCACAGACTCAAGAATCACATTTGATAAAACCAGCCTCCCAGTTTATCCATTTTCTGCTAGAGAACCTTTTAAGCACATATCTATCTATCTACTTTCTCTCATCACCAACCAACCTTAGAGAGATGGCTACTACCTCTGGTGCAGTTCTAAATGGGTTGggatcttcttctttcttgcgTGGAGGGAACAGAAGCCAGACATTGTTGTCTGCAGCTGGTGTTGGAGCCAGGGCTACTGGACCTAAAAGGTTCATTGTGGTGGCTGCTGCTCAACCAAAGAAGTCTTGGATCCCTGCTGTTAAAGGTGGTGGCAACTTTCTTGACCCCGAGTGGCTTGATGGCTC GCTCCCAGGTGACTATGGTTTTGACCCACTAGGACTAGGCAAGGACCCAGCATTCCTGAAATGGTACAGAGAAGCAGAGCTCATCCACGGCAGGTGGGCAATGGCTGCAGTGGTTGGGATCTTTGTAGGCCAGGCATGGAGTGGTATCCCATGGTTTGAGGCTGGAGCTGACCCTGGTGCAATTGCTCCCTTCTCTTTTGGCTCTCTTCTAGGCACTCAGCTCATCCTCATGGGCTGGGTTGAGAGCAAGAGATGGGTGGACTTCTTCAACCCAGACTCACAGTCTGTGGAATGGGCTACACCATGGTCGAGGACGGCTGAGAACTTTGCCAACGCAACCGGGGAGCAGGGTTACCCTGGTGGCAAATTCTTTGATCCCTTGGGTTTTGCTGGCACTCTCAAGGATGGTGTTTACATTCCAGATTTTGAGAAGTTAGAGAGACTGAAGTTAGCTGAGATCAAGCATGCTAGGCTTGCCATGGTTGCAATGCTAATTTTCTACTTTGAGGCTGGACAAGGGAAGACTCCTCTTGGTGCCCTAGGCTTGTAA